One Triticum dicoccoides isolate Atlit2015 ecotype Zavitan chromosome 3B, WEW_v2.0, whole genome shotgun sequence genomic window, AGCCGTTGGCGCCATATCGAGGGGgcgcgggggcgggggcggtggggtggggaaacGAAGACGGCTGTGGACTGGAGCGCGAGCAGGGAGGGGGCCTAGCCTACTAGAAGCAGATCCGCCGCGGCCATTGCGAGAATTTTGGGGACACTCGCGGGCAAGGTGGCCTTGGAGCTTGCAGAGGACGCAGCGAAGGGGATCTCTACAGTCTTTCCGGCGGTGGCGCTTGCTGAGGCAGCGGAAGCAACGACCCCGGAACTTGCTTAAGAAGGCCTCCCGGCCACCAACCGCATTGAAGGCTGGCCGCCGGTCCGAACGGTGGGCCGAGCGCGACGAGCTAGAAGCCGCCGGATCGAGGGAGGTCATGCGGTTTTTCCGCGAGGTGACCTCGGTCCAGCCACCGTCCTTGCCGGAAATGGCAAGGCTATCCGCAGGAGGGGGCGCGACGATGATGGACTGCAGGCATCGAGCAGGGGGTGGGCTAGAGACCGTCGGATCGATGTGNNNNNNNNNNNNNNNNNNNNNNNNNNNNNNNNNNNNNNNNNNNNNNNNNNNNNNNNNNNNNNNNNNNNNNNNNNNNNNNNNNNNNNNNNNNNNNNNNNNNNNNNNNNNNNNNNNNNNNNNNNNNNNNNNNNNNNNNNNNNNNNNNNNNNNNNNNNNNNNNNNNNNNNNNNNNNNNNNNNNNNNNNNNNNNNNNTCAACTCGCAGCAGCGGGCGCGGCGTGGAAACCGGATCTGGGGAGGCCGAATCCCCGAGATCCAGGGAGTCTGGCACCAGCGACAGGCAGGGCGAAGCCAACACGGGGCTGTCCAGCGGTCCGGAGCCTGCACCGACGAGGGGGAGCGGCGAGCCCATGCTGGGCGGCAGCGTGGAggtggccgccgcggccggagGGGCGCGCGGCGCGGAACGGGGGAGCGTGGCTATCCTATCGAGACTATCGCAATTGGGGAAGTGGAATGCGCCTGTCCTTTGCAATTGTTTGAAATGTATTATGTGACAAAGGATGGAAGATCATGTCACTGCACTACTTATCCTCCCAGGAGTGCAAGAGAAGGTTTGCGGGCTACATATGTCATGATCATGTCATCTGATCTTGATGCTCGTTTGCAACAGTATGAGCTGTTCCTTTTAACTAGTCTTCTGATACTCTGATCCCGGTTGCCGTCACACACCCCAACCGGCTGTATAGCTCTGCCTTCGATACAAAATACTACTCCCCGGTAGAAAAAAAACGCAAGAACACTCTCCTGCGAACTGAAATGGTAGGCGAAGCGAAATCAAAAGAGATACTTGGAGACGTAGTACTTGGTGGTAGAACCAGCCCTGGGATTATCAGAACCAGTCTTGGGGTTGGGACCGACGATCTTGGGAACGGAGCTGGCCTTAggtttggcggcggtggcggtgttcCTGTCCCCCAGCCAGTGCTGCATGTGCACCCCGATGGCGTCCAGGTACATGGCGCTCCGGCCGTGAAAGCCGACCACCTTCCCCTGCGTGGTGGCGGAGGTGAAGTAGGTCCCGACCTCGTCGCCGAACGGCCCGTACTTGCCCCGGCTGCTGACGACGGTGATCGACCTCAGCACCCTGGGCCCTTCCCCCACGCAGGTGTTGTAGTAGCCGTATATGCAGATCAGCACCTCGTGTGGGTAGTCCAGCTTAATCTGCACGTACATTCGGTCAAGTGATGATCAGCAAAGTCTGCATAAGAGATGGGTAATTGGTCAAGTcggctctgctctgctctgctcaccCTGTGTGTGATCTGACCGCCGTTGCCGTGCCTGGTAGACCAGACGGACTGCCCGCTCCGGTCATACTcgatctgtatggacccgatgaaatcGTCTCTGGTTACGTAGATCTGCTTGATGCCCGTGTAGACGCCATCGTCCCACGGcttgcccccctcccctccccacggCCCGGGCCCTATCGGTATCGGTTCTTTCACCACACCGTACGTAACCTGCAACATGAACCATCCACAATGTCAGACACATTCTTGACTCAGCACCAAGCAATGAATTCCCTCGACAAATCGATTTGACTCTACCTCGTCCCCGATCTCCCTCATCGGCAGTGCAAGCATGTCGCCCAACGGGGTCGTGCCGGCGGATTTCTCCGACAGCACCTTGCCTTCCAGGACATGAACCCCGATGCTGTCGACGTACCACGCTCCCCTGCCGTGGAACCCTACGATCCTCCCTTCCGTCAGACAGCTGGAGAAGAAGGTGCCGGTCTCGTCCCCGAACGGGCCGTGGCTCTTCTTCGTGGTGTGGAAGGTGATGGACTTGATCGCCGTCGGGCCCATGATCATCGTCGGCCCGAAGTACCCGGTGACGTGGGTCAGGATCTCCGTCGGGAAGTCGAAAATTATCTGCCCAAACAAAGTTCCCATTTCATAAAAAAGTCTGAAACTCATCGATGCTCTGAAACTCTGAATAGGAAATTGTGTTACCCTTTCTGGTCTAGCCGCCCCGCTGGAGCCGCGCTTGTCGCCCCAGATCGCCTGCCCGTTGCGGTCGTAGAGGACCTTCATGGAGGATATCCCCAGCCCTCGCGTGATGTTGATCTGCCGGACGCCGGTGAATATGCCGTCGTCGAATATGGTGCCGCCGGTGCCGCCCCACGGGCCGAACCTCACCGGAGTGCTTATGGTCATGGTCCCGTTGTCCGAGATGAAGCTAGGGAATGACACCATCTGTGGAGCAAGATGTTACAAGAAATGGATGTTAAATAACTTGATTGCATATATCACTTATACAGAACAGACTGTAATACAGTAGATTACAGGGCTTTAGTTTGCCTGGATGGATTACCTTGTTTGAGAGGGTTGCAATGCGTGATGGATCAGGATTCTGCTCCTTTGCAAGAACCATTTCATACCCAGCATTGCCATCCGCGTACTTATGGCCGTTTCTGTCGACGGACCTCGTTATGCTTCGGAGCGCCGACGGAGCGCTGGAAGGATTTGGATCCTTCCCGCTTAAGCTTGCAAGGCTCTAAAGAACAAGAAAAGTAAGAAAAATGTGTCCAAAACACACAAAACAATTCTGAAACAGCTCTATTCTATTCTACCTAGAAATTTGTGACATTCAGAATATTTTTATGCAGATACTAGTTCATACTTATGAGGTGATTTTGACCTCAGTGATATAACAAGTTGACATGCCAATTTCGGTCATGAACAATTCTGAAACAACATCCCTCAAGAACACAAGCATGCTACTGACAACTTAGTAAGCACTAGCAGTTCTGTCTTTGCAACCAAACACAAGTACAAGTGGACAACTAAGAACCTTCATTCCTCTAGGCAGACAAACAGGGAGGCAAACATGCAGAAACATACACAGTACAAGCTAGCAAGTGATCACGATCAGACAGTAAGAGTTGCGGTACCATGTTCCGCTGTCCAAACAAAGCCCAGAAGCGCCTTCAAGGTAGAGAGCTTTATAGACGGCGACGCCGAAACAGTGGAGCGCCTGCTGCAGTGCTGCTGGCGATCAGCTTGGTAGTCTGACAGGAAGCAGGGGCGTGTCTGCCTATTTATAATACAGAAGAGTTATAAGTACAAGGGATGTCAAATGGAGTACACCACGATGCTCAGCGACAGCACCGTTCACGAGCGAGGGCACCCAGACGAGAGCTGGAGGGAAAGCAACACGGCGCTCTGCTAACGGCTCAAGACGCCCGGCCCGGGGTCGAGCTAGAAGAGGGCGGGCAGAACTGGATTCGCTGACCATTGCGATCGCCGGTTACCAATATTATTCTGATCACgaggagacgaaaggggaacgattTCTTGGATTGACACCAGCTGTGATTCCTCGAATTCACGGTGGGAAACTAAAGAAGCCGCCACTCCTGCTGCCCCCTCTTTATTTCGATTCTTCAGAGAATGTTTCGCTTTTGTTTCGCCGTTTTCTTTCACCTGTTGCGTGCATCACGATGATGCAGAGGCCGAGGCCTTCCCCTTTTCGAGAGAAGAAAAACCTCGTCCCTATGTGTCGGCCGTCCGACAACGCCACTGGCTCGGACAACTTGGTGGCCCCGTACCAGCTAATTCAACTAGGGAAGGACATGACGAGTTCCCGTAGTAGTCTGTCTCGTGTATCGGTGGAGTTTGTGCGCGTCAACACTGTTTTGTTCTCAGTACTCATATTCCACACATGTGGGGGCACTTTGCGGGGGCACTTCACTATGACCTCACCGAGATTCATGGATTTATCAACGGCTTCGTTCCGTTGTGGAGTTGGATGTTGGCTACATTAAACAATGGCGGTTCCTTTCGACTTAAAAGCAAAGAAATAAAACAACTGCAATCTATAAGTACACCACATTAACAAGATCAGCAAAGCGTTTGTTTGTTGCTCCTAGAAACCGCTACTCTTCTTTAAAATGCGGCAGAAAATCTGAAAGAGCCTCATTCTCGATCCTCCTCCTACTCTCTACAAGGCACGTCATGGCACCCAAGGAATTACTCCTGTCCGCCACCCTCCTCTTGCTTCTCCTCCGAGCTGCCACCGGGAACCTCCGGCACGAAAACGTCATCGATCGGTGCTGGCGCGGCCAGAGCAACTGGGCCACCGACCGGCAGCGGCTCGCCATGTGCTCCGTCGGCTtcgcggggaagatgcggcagaacCGCGGCCACGGGGTGACCATGTACACGGTGACCGACCCAAGCGACGACCCCGTGCGGCCCAGGCCCGGCACGCTGCGGTACGGCGCGACGGTGCTACCGGGAAAGGTCTGGATCACCTTCCAGCCGGGCACCATGCACATCAGGCTGGCGCAGCCGCTCTTCGTCAAGAGCTTCACCACGATCGACGGCCGTGGCGCCGACGTGCACGTCGCCGGGGGCGCCGGCATTGTGCTCTACGAGGTGAGGAACGTGGTCATCCACGGGCTCCACGTGCACGGCGTCCGCGCGCAGCCCCCCGGGCAGGTCGTCCGGCCCGGCGGCGCCGTGCAGAACATGGacgtcggcgacggcgacgccATCCGGCTGCTGTCCAGCTCCAAGGTGTGGATCGACCACAACACGCTAGCGCGGTGCGAGGACGGCCTGCTGGACGTGACGCTCGGGTCCACGGACGTGACCGTCTCCAACAACTGGTTCCACGACCACGACAAGGTCATGCTGCTGGGCCACGACGACCAGCACGTCGCCGACCGCCGGATGCGGGTCACCGTGGCGTTCAACCGCTTCGGGCCCCACGTGAACCAGCGCATGCCGAGGATCAGGCACGGCTACGCCCACGTCGTCAACAACTTCTACGACGGGTGGAGGGAATACGCCATCGGAGGAAGCATGGGGCCGACTGTCAAGAGCCAGGGCAACCTGTTCATCGCCTCCACAACAGACAGCGCCAATGTTGGTGCCTGATATTTTTTTTAAAGACGATTTGAGAGCTGTGGCGTTTGAAATTGCCAGAGCTCGCCTTCTGATCTTGGTATATTCTTTGCAGGTGACGAGAAGGATGCCTCTGGTCGGACATGCCGAGGGTAAGGACTGGCATTGGCACTCCAGTGGGGACTCGTTTgagaacggcgccgtctttaagcaGACCGGCAGCAGGGTGCGGCCGAAATACAACAGGCACCAGGCATTCccagcggcgagctccggcgaggtgAGATCGCTGACCAAGGACGCCGGTGCTTTGAGGTGCTCCGCCGGGGCCGCGTGCTGAATCGGAGAGAATAAAGACTTGCAATGGAGTGTGTTATAATTTGCTGATGCAACTTGTAGCTATAAAAATGGTCGGGACTTTACTCCCttcgtttatttttatttatttttttgaaaatctCCCTTCGTTTATTTGTTCTCCCTACATTAGGTTCGTCGTAAGTCAAATTtataaagtttgatcaaatttattaTTATAAAATAGCAAGATCCACAATACCAAATAAATATAATCCATGATGTATCTAAAGATACTGATTTTTTATTGTGAATATTTACTTTTTTTTGGATAAACTTTGTCAAACTTCTTGAAACAAAacctaatatgcgaagtaaaaaaaAAGACTACTCCCTCTTCTGTTTACAAATGTAAAACGTTTTTGCAGAAGCGTCCTTTGCAAGCGcttttagagcaactctagcagaccccgcatcccgccccgacccgtaaaataaccgccaaaatgcgggtcggGGCCGAAAAAGCATCCcgatcagaccccgcatcccgtcCCGGCCCGTAATTTTTTTTGCGGGGCGCGGCAAAAGACCCACCCCAACCCGGGAAAACGCGGGTTTTTCCCCGCGGCTGCGGTGCCCTGCATATAAGCGGAAGCGGTTGGTGTGGGGGACATTTCATCCCGCGCTTTCTCCCACCAACCACCCCTACTCACCCCTCGCGCCGCCGACGGCCGCCGCCCAAGATTCCGGTGACAGCAGCCGGCAGGAGCACACCGGAAGGCCTCCACACGCACGAGGCCTCCCTTCCCTTCCCCCCTGCGTCGGCGGGCCGCCGGATTTGCAGATCTGCGgcgcttcatcgccggccgccggatTTAGCTTTTTTTCGGCCGCCGGTTGCTGCCTCAGGCGATGGAGTGGTCGGGGAGCCTCTCCCGCAGCAAGGGCGCATCGCCGCATGCAGGCGTGGgttcgtccgcccgccgccgccgaaggttTGCGGGCATGGACTCGTCCGGCCGTCCACCGGGCTTAGTGCTCGCGCAGCGTCTTTGTGGCCTGTCGATGCCGCTCACACAGTGCGACGACTGCTCGCGCCAAGTGTTGCGGCTCACTTCGGGCATgccgaagcaccccggatgggtgttctacaaatgcgaaaacgacggggtacGTGCACTTGCGGTATCTTGTTCCATAGCTCATTCTTTAGTTCAAGTACGGTAGCTCATTTCGAGATTGTTCAATCTTTTATGTAGgacgatggatgctcattttggttttgggaaggccaattgatgtagggcggaaccctaggggccgatctttcatgtttggagaggatcctacggggaacacgaagaacgcgtggaagaacacgagggaaaatcGTGAGGGagaaacaagagaaacactcaaccaaacACGGaattgatcacacaagtgctagatccaagaaacacaaagagatacacgagatccaaagtcaataacggacgatacaagtggcggtagctcatctccgagaggaggtcttgaatccacgagggatcttcccataaaggggtcttgaatccatggtggatcttctccaaagaggccgcagtttctcacgaggaggagatccgtatggatgagcaaagctctatctcaagtgagctaatcctttgctaaccctagctaggacgtgggagaggtctatttatagtcatagtgcaaatgggagtcgaagtgaaggggtacaagggcatcaACCCGAAGCTGCGGGCACACAGGCAGCGGACGTCCGGTCTctaccggtcgtccggtcgctcgcGGAGGTCCGGACGTCTGGAAGGATCGGGCATCCGCTAGTTTGGCTCGGGTGCAGGTATGCCGGACGTCCGGTGCGGCCGGTTGTCCGCTCGCTGGGATGTTGCCGGACGTCCGGTCTGGACCGGTGGTCCGCTCACTGTAGCGTGCGTCTGCTGGGTCTTGGCCAGGCTGGTcatcaggtgtcggacgtccggtcgccaGCGGTCGTCCGATGGCTGTAACTTCGTTGGGGTCTCTTCTTCTTAGttcttgtacttggcgtcctcgctagctcgtccgttggatgtggtggctccgtggctttcctctaagtacctgatcatgcatagcacacatgttggaggtagtagccatgtctcacatgtagaaagtgacgattcggagaggagcgagttcaccttgtgtccaatggcgtatgttcgaggtctcgtcatatgtcctcttggggtttggagagtagtcagagtgtacatggggatgaacgtgggatgctccgcatcatctccccctccccttgggaaagatccaacctcggatcgtgatcctcatcaccatggaaacagttGACGTGGAcgtacttgtagttggacgaacttGAAGGCAtggtgcaatccaagtactccaaggtgtctccggtatgtggtacatgcaaaatgagcaaacacaagcgacactcggaaatacaatggttagagcacacaaaatgtccatcatgtaagaatgagtccgttcgGCAAGATTGTGCGTGGCAAAacacatgatgcttatcaagatgatctagaatgacatgcaaagcattcatgggaacaaaagcatggtgcacaaagcgacaaattctaccattgtgcaaaatgatgtcataatgtgatggtttatcaagagcatgaacatggtaattggtgctcaatgtgattatgttgtcatgcaattgatgatgggtaatatgatcatgatgtatgaatatgccatcaaggaagatcacaacaaatttgctaaggaagtgaacaagctcatatataatggatgacatgggaagacaagatgcaacaaggcaatcataatgtgagccaatccatgcatagggtgcaaacttgtggtgagtatgatatgtccatcgagcatgacatgtatgagcacaatcaacaaatatggaggtgttggtgtaccaatgctcgatgtcgtggcaagagtggagttccgaaggtgcatccaataagtgcgagcgctcctcaatgtgaaggtccatagatccaatctccaatgtcgctcctccatccaatagatgtaacatgtagacaacaagaaggaaacaacaat contains:
- the LOC119277173 gene encoding jacalin-related lectin 3-like — its product is MSLASLSGKDPNPSSAPSALRSITRSVDRNGHKYADGNAGYEMVLAKEQNPDPSRIATLSNKMVSFPSFISDNGTMTISTPVRFGPWGGTGGTIFDDGIFTGVRQINITRGLGISSMKVLYDRNGQAIWGDKRGSSGAARPERIIFDFPTEILTHVTGYFGPTMIMGPTAIKSITFHTTKKSHGPFGDETGTFFSSCLTEGRIVGFHGRGAWYVDSIGVHVLEGKVLSEKSAGTTPLGDMLALPMREIGDEVTYGVVKEPIPIGPGPWGGEGGKPWDDGVYTGIKQIYVTRDDFIGSIQIEYDRSGQSVWSTRHGNGGQITHRIKLDYPHEVLICIYGYYNTCVGEGPRVLRSITVVSSRGKYGPFGDEVGTYFTSATTQGKVVGFHGRSAMYLDAIGVHMQHWLGDRNTATAAKPKASSVPKIVGPNPKTGSDNPRAGSTTKYYVSKYLF
- the LOC119281581 gene encoding probable pectate lyase 4; the encoded protein is MAPKELLLSATLLLLLLRAATGNLRHENVIDRCWRGQSNWATDRQRLAMCSVGFAGKMRQNRGHGVTMYTVTDPSDDPVRPRPGTLRYGATVLPGKVWITFQPGTMHIRLAQPLFVKSFTTIDGRGADVHVAGGAGIVLYEVRNVVIHGLHVHGVRAQPPGQVVRPGGAVQNMDVGDGDAIRLLSSSKVWIDHNTLARCEDGLLDVTLGSTDVTVSNNWFHDHDKVMLLGHDDQHVADRRMRVTVAFNRFGPHVNQRMPRIRHGYAHVVNNFYDGWREYAIGGSMGPTVKSQGNLFIASTTDSANVTRRMPLVGHAEGKDWHWHSSGDSFENGAVFKQTGSRVRPKYNRHQAFPAASSGEVRSLTKDAGALRCSAGAAC